A window from Microcoleus sp. AS-A8 encodes these proteins:
- a CDS encoding response regulator transcription factor, whose amino-acid sequence MSAQLLLVDDEPGVRVSVKEYLQEVGGFDVQVASNADEAWQMLQRKTPDLVISDVMMPKVDGYQFLKQLRDDPRFKTLPVVFLTARGMTSDRIQGYHAGVDAYLPKPFDPDELVAIVENLLGRRTATAGETSGSTELEQIAQEIATIRAMLDQRPGIAQTPPPIRIDFTPREQSVLDLVAEGLMNKEIARRLDTSVRNVEKYVSRLFSKTGTNSRTELVRYALEHGLTK is encoded by the coding sequence ATGTCAGCACAACTGTTACTGGTAGATGATGAACCAGGAGTACGGGTATCGGTCAAAGAATACCTGCAAGAAGTTGGGGGTTTTGATGTACAGGTTGCCAGTAATGCTGATGAAGCATGGCAAATGTTGCAACGCAAAACACCAGACCTTGTGATTTCTGACGTCATGATGCCCAAAGTTGATGGGTATCAGTTTCTGAAACAGTTACGTGATGACCCCCGGTTTAAAACTCTACCAGTGGTATTTCTCACAGCCAGAGGGATGACTTCAGACCGAATACAGGGTTATCACGCAGGGGTTGATGCCTATTTGCCGAAGCCGTTTGATCCGGATGAATTAGTCGCGATTGTTGAGAACTTATTGGGACGCCGCACTGCTACGGCGGGAGAGACATCAGGCAGTACCGAACTGGAGCAAATTGCCCAGGAAATTGCGACAATTCGAGCAATGTTAGACCAAAGACCGGGCATTGCTCAAACTCCTCCCCCCATTCGCATTGATTTTACGCCGCGAGAGCAGAGTGTTTTAGATTTGGTGGCGGAAGGATTGATGAATAAAGAAATTGCCCGACGCCTCGACACTAGTGTCCGCAATGTTGAGAAGTATGTCAGCCGCTTATTTAGCAAAACTGGAACAAATAGTCGCACGGAGTTGGTTCGTTACGCTTTGGAACATGGCTTAACCAAGTGA